DNA sequence from the Centroberyx gerrardi isolate f3 chromosome 22, fCenGer3.hap1.cur.20231027, whole genome shotgun sequence genome:
CTTGGTTCCCTGTTACATCTTCACAGTACATTGCCAGATACCGTGATAGAAAAGTTTATAATACAAGTTTCAATAGTTTCTTGCCATATCAGCTAAGGTTGCTTGGAATTTGTCTCTGTGTACACATATACCTCTTCATGCAATACCCATTACCAACGACAGCAATACAAAACACAGTGCCAAGAGAGGTTCTCAACTGTGAGGTCTACGTCATATTCCACTTGTTGCACTAGAAAGCgccgacctttgaccccccacccctccacactcTGGCTGGCCGACCTTTTGCGAGTCGTGGTTGAGCATCTTGACGTCCAGCAGAGACTTGATGGTCTTCTGCAACTCCTTCTCGTTCATCTGGGTGCCGTCCTGCAGCTCCTTGTAGGCCACCGTCTGGCTGTTGTTGAAGGCCAGTAGCACGGCCATCTGATAGGtggtcaccatggcaacgtAGGGCTTGGACAGGTAGTTCATCTTCACCTCACCTGGTTGTGGGAGGGGACAGATGCATGGTGATACCAACGTTAGCATTCGTCAGATGTCTGCTGTTTACTGAGCAGTATCTTTTATTATGAACCTTCATAATTCACAACCCTGTCTGACATCATTAAGGCTGAGATTTGCACTTTTACAGTGAAGCTTGCTGTAGCTTGCAAATGCCTTGCACCTTGTGACTGTACTGAATCTTtactttttattcttattaCATCAAGACTGTGGGAGGTAGATAAGAGAGGAGGCTGACATCACTGTTTTTGTAACTGCTGACTTACTGCTTTTCTCTTCAGTCATTGTCATTTCATCAGTCTTTATCAAATCCTTATCCAATGCATCACCAGCCAGCTCTATGCAGGACTGGATTGTATTGGCCAGTTGCTCCACTTCCTTTCCATACACACTAATTATATACTGCTGAAAGTGCTGTAGTGTTGTGTTTTAAATCATCAGCACCTAAAATTGCAGTTCTTATCTATATGAATCATCACAAGCTGATGCAGGCTAAATCacagtcattcattttccccaaaaaTTGAGACATATCAAAGTTTCCCTCatgactcccattcatttagcATTTGCAACTGCTACATTTAGCTGCTATATAACTACAAAGATTTTACCATAAACTATGCGTAGTCCAAAGCAATATCTGattattacataaaaaaaattaataagaCTTTAAGCAAAGAAGCCTGGAAGCAACATCAGGTATAATTGACAGCTCCCCAAAGCTAGTCTTTGCGCTCAACTATTCAAACAGTGTAGGTTTAATTTGATTTGTATTTGTGATTCAAATTAGAACCCTGAAAGGTTTTCAGCTCATTTGAAACACAGGGCCATCGGGCAGGAAAGTGAAGCAGCCAGACAATTCAAAGCAGTTGTCGTGGTGCGGGATAGTGTTGTCATCAGTTTTATCGTCACTTCAACGGCCGTTTTCCCTAAACACAATCTTCTGGTAACTTCACGGATCTGCTATTTAATGTGTCCTGCAACCTGTGGTGTCACACTCGACGGCTACAGCATCCACATTCCTGAGAGCTGAAAAGCCTCCTCTGTAGGCTGAGCTGCAGAAGGTAATACACCTTGTCTTGTATTCTCTCTAGGAATCGTATTTGTTCGGATTAAGCCTAGAGCCTTTAATTGCTGTGTTTGTGGGGATTGGGCCCAGGGTATGCCGTGAACACCGAGAATGCTGTTAGCACAGTCTTAGCACTCTGATTTCATGGATTAGCAAatgctgcctgctgctgtgctgtATGCACTCTTTGTCATTGTCACCTATGAGGAACAGATGCAGTTTTACGCTCTCCTGTAGTCCAAAATTAAAATAGCACCAATTTATTTAGGATGAAAACTTCCTTTGGAGCATACAGTAATCCTATTCAGAACTTTTACTTCAACTGAGTCCCAGCATGGATAGCTCCATATGAAATCTGTGAATTGGATCCTGACAGATTATTGGCGCACTACTATTCATCAGTACTGTCACAGATATATTTCTATCTGCATATTCTATTGATAATGCACACAAAAatgccccactttgtgatttaagatGATGATGTGCATTTTCACATGAAGATCagctttaagtgtgtgtgtgtttgtgttacctGTGCAGAGATAGTGCAGCCAGGTCAACTTCCTCCCGCTGAAGTGCTGATTATAGAACAACTCAAACTGTAAAGGAAAGCAAAGCCAGAAATTACTCCACAACGCCCTCCTCTCATGTTAGTATGAACCTCTGCAATCGACACATCAGCCGTCTCCCAGAGGAGTCAACTCACCATCTGTACACTCTTCTCTAGTTCTTGGGGGATGGCGAAAGTGGAGGAGGGGACGTGTGTGAGAGGCCAGGCTCCGGCCTGCAACCACATGACAGACACAACATCACAGAGTTAGACTGGAAAGGTGAGAAACAACATGGACACTTGGCCTTTCCTGATTTATCATTAGGTGACGGATCTGGATGCACAAAAATCTGATTTCCGTCTCATTACtatcagatttttaaaatgAGATATGCAAGTGGACAGGCTCACGTTGTGATTCTATGTAGTCTGGACGCAATCCCGGAACATGTTTTGCTGATTAAATGTCATTTCAATAACCAGGGTTCCTACAAAATTTCCATTTCTGAATtacatactttttccagaccttaatttcTTGAATGGATGAGAATTTGGTCAGTGTTCACTATGACGTATGCTGATAGTGGCTGTCACTCTATGACAGTAGCAGCTAAAACTAAAAGAAATGTATGACAGAAGTAATCTGTATGATTACTACTAAtttaatataaacaaaaatgattGTTTGATTGAAACTACCATGACTTGCaattcagtttttttgtttcattttcctCCTAACCCTATTCCCTATCATCTTTCCTTTTCTACACTTTGAATATATGCAATAATTAAAACCATAatactggtggtggtggtagtagtaatagcagtggTATTAAACACTTCTAGTAACACTGGGCACAGCTCTAGCTGTCCTGTCCTCATGTATCCTCCTGGCTCTGCCTCATCAATAACTTGACCTACTGGcagactgaaaaacacaacagcaacaaatgaGATTCTTACAGACCAAAACATTAACAACTTTGCAAAGTCAATGCACTGTCCGATCCTGAAAGGGTTTCTGGGACACAAGCACTCCCTGTTGAGTTTTCTGTAGGTGTCAGTGGTCTAATTCAACCAAATAACTGTTATAGAAGTTGTCTACTTGATAGCCCCATTGACAAACCCACTCTCTCCCAACACTTCTTTTACATCAATGGGAGATTTCTCCATAAATGCTCAGCCaatcctccatcctctcctccacctcacctGTAATACGTAGATCTGGAAGCTGATGCCCAGGTCCACCACCGTCTCCTGGGTCTTGATGAAATTGTTGAACTTGTTGTTGAGGTCGGCGCTCACGCTCATGTCTGTGTACATTCTGTGGAGTTTGCTCGTGAACTCGTAGCCGCAAGCTTGCTGCAGGAttaagaagggagggaggggggggagaaagtTTGGCCAGAGGGGTCACAGAGAGGACAaggtgagaggaaggagggagagaggcgaggAAGATTTTTATGAGTGTGTCCTTTGTGGTCGCTCGCAAATATTACACATGATGACGGATAACCACAGGGGGTCGAATGAATCACATGCTTTGTGGACCGGTTCCACTCCTCGCTAAGATTCAGAGTTTGAGTGACTTTTTGTTGAGGTGCATTGTGAAACACAAggcaagtgtttttttttgtttccttcagtTGTACGTTTACCTTTAGTTTGTTGATCATGGCTTCTTCTGAGTCCATTGATAATGATAGGCCGTGTATTAACCGCTTTGCTAGCATTCTGGCGTAAAACTGtgaaaaccagaaaaaaaacacaagacttcaaacaaacaacaaatatacACTGGGATATTTCCAAATCAGCACTGAGAAGAGACACTTTGGTGATGGATGGACAAATCTATTATTGTAGTGTTGTGTATTTTGAGACTATTGAAGATACTAAAAATGCACACACGCTACAAGACTAATATTTCTTGAACTATTTTAAGCCCAAAACCCATCTCCCGGTCAAAGTTTGTACATCAGAATGTCGCAAGAAACCgtcagagaaaacaaatatgtttttataaCAATTTTCTAAATTGGTATGAGATTTAATTCGGTCTAAATCAGTGCAGTCTAGGTCACCTTCTGAAAGACGTCCTTGTCGTCTATGTACTTGAACACTGTGATGAAGCTGGTCAGCTTGTCCTCCACCTCGTTCTCCGTCATTCCCTTTGCAGACTTCTTCAGCAGATTGTCACAGTACTTGGCCAGCTGTACAGAGGGACACCAGGGGGGACGAGACCAGGTCAAGGccctgtgtatatatgtgtgagtgagtgtgtatacatgtgtgtgtacactcacCAGTTCAGGGGCTTTGCAGATGGACTTGGGCTCCCTGTAGTTCACCACAGACGTCAAagcctgagaaagagagaacaaatcaaacaaacaacacatgaCAGATTGAGGCACACAATTGCAATGATGAAAAAGACTTTCAAACATGTTGCCTAATTCCACTTTTAACTACCTTCTAATAAGCTAacagtaattttttttatagaaCAGATAATCATATTGGGAAAAGGGAGCTTGTCAACAACCTCCTCACTTTTGCCATCTAGTGGCTGTATCTTGTTATGAGTAATTCCTGTGCTGTTCCACTAAGCACTGGCCTTTGGAGTCAGGGGGTTAATACCTTATCAAGTGCACTCATGAAGTGCTGATCTCCATTCAGAACTGTGTTAATGAGCTGAACAAATTTACTGTGAACCTCCAGCACCGACTCGACAAACTGGGTTGGCATCTAGAGGAGtcagaggagaaagacaaagatgcATTAGTACAGGAATGATGTGCGGCTAAAGCTTAGcagacaaaaatacatttttatacatttgtatagtatcAATAGTCAAAGTGATTGCCACACAATTCACTGCAGCCTTTCCCCATGTCCATTTTAAAGCAATGTGCCACTACAGACAGAACTCTGCCACCTCTGTGGGAGAAAAAGTGATATGAGAATATTAACATTTAGCCCAAAACACAAGTAATAACAAGTGCagggaaatgtttgtagtgtAATGGTTTtaccatgaaaacatcaacttaAGCTGTCAAATCAAGCTAAATTTAAGTTTTATGACAActtataacaacaataacaacttgtGCTAGAACCAAAACATGCACAGATGTGGAAGTAAAACTATAATTACCTTCAGCCCTCACAGGTATAAAGAAAAAATTATAGTGGAAATGTTTTCTCCCTGCTAAACACTCAACATACTTGCTGTGAGGTATCATGAATTGGATTTATACTCCACAAAGGGAGGGgcacacgggcacacacacacacacacacacacacacagagtgctgTAGTACTAACGTTTTCCTGAGAGAGGTTACTGGTGGCTCGGAGGCCCTCGTTGTGGATATGGACCTGCAGCTCCTGGATCATATGAGGTAAACCGCTCGACACGGCCCGCAACAGGGTGTACATGTTGGCCATGTCtggacaaagagacacacagttAGTTCCCACTCCCACAGCTGCACATggtctgtgtgcgtgtataaTTCATTCACTACATGCAAAATCGATACTGCAGGTCTGAGAAGTATCTTTTGGACAGCTTCAGCTGCAGCTTGGACAAACATAATTATGTTCTCTTTACACTAGAGCGGGTAGTCAATCCTTGTGTGGTATTTTATTGGATTTAAACCATGTACAGTGAAGGTGTAAATGGGTACAGAGTGAGCGGGTGAGCAGAGTAAAAACATGCACATCCCAGGCTTAACCAGGTGCCAGACAGAATTCAAAGTATGAAACAGATGTAGAGTCTGCACATTACTTCCAAGGTGTATGAATTTATTAAACAGCTACACATGTGCTGTTTGGAGCTTCATGCTCTTCATCGGAGCAAGACTGACTGCCAAAACAGACCAGGCCCGGCCCAAAATTTGACCCCATTCAATTGGGGAAGCTATGACATTCCCCTGGCATGGAAAGACTAGTACTTTTCAACCATTTTAATAAGAGAATTCCTATGTTAAAACTCATTACTAAACTTAACTAAATTAAGGTACACCTAATTATTAATTGCTTGGAAATGGCACAAAAAACGGTAAAAAAATTGGCAAAAGATGGCAAAAAATATCCACTTACCTAAAGTCAAACTGCATTAAGATTTTAGACTGATTTCTAAAATTCCTGTGAATTTAATCTTTTCATTTGATGTTGAGTGCCGCACATTTAAGCTAAACCTAAAAAGGAACATCTGAGCTTACTCCATCGCACACTGATTGAGAATGATACCGTTAAGCCACTCGGTTACAGAGGAAGCCTAAAGGTCTAGTTCTGAAACATGGTTGGGCGtgtagggggtgggggggatttgCATGAGAGGAAAACAGGGGATGGAAAACAATGAGGACAGGTGTGGACTgaccctctctcttctcctgccgGATGATGTTCTGGCACTCCCCGTGGAGGAACTGCAGGTGATCCGCCACCATCCTCTGCTGGCATTCGTGGATGACTTTGGCATAGGAGCTGGGGTGCAGGTACTTCCGACATCGCACCTCCTCGTCTTTCAACCGCCCTAAGACCTGGAGGAGGTGAAAGAGCACGAGagaaggatgagagggagagatttgtTGGTACAGTGCAAGACACCCAAGGCTGGCTCCCTGTCGACAAAATATGTCAGAATACCAACAAATCACGATAATTACActgtatctgcaggtttcagaaagccaaatttaagactttttaatcctggaattggatttaagaccaatttgccgatcaaaataaagaaacaaaaagcaaaaacagacCATTTCCAATTGAATACAGCTAATAAAAGTTCTGACTagaaatgggcagaataagaataagagcaTCCGAAAATTTATTGTTTGGGAAGATGATGTCCAATTATGTTTACTAAAGCAGatgtaatgaaaacaaaacaaaatatcttgTGGGTCAAATTTAATGTGACCAGCTGGAAGTGCAAGTAATGTAATACAgcataagaaaataaaagtgaTACTACTGCTAGTCCCATTCATTTCATTAGTGAAACTACACATTAACGTTTGCCCATTTTGTTGGCtccatcaaaatgaaacttaaaactgtattacatggtgaaaaataaAGACCTCTAACagctgtatttaagacattttattactttttaaaggccttaaatttaacttaaattaacttaacttaaatttaactttttcagactttcacAGATACCCTGAACCAGCTTTGTTGTAAAGTTATCCTGCAATGAAAGAGCAGCTGAGGTTTTTCAGCCATGTGAGTCGCAGTGTAGTActgggtgtgcatgtgtttgtgagcatacacacacacacacacagaatgtgaGCGCAACTAGGAGAAAGAAACAGCCTCCCGAGTCCCAACAGGGCGTATACTGGGTCAGATAAGACATTGCGACTGTGCCTGTCCAGACAGGAGGGGACTGTACTGTACGGCCCAGGACTGCTCCTGCACAGTCATATCACATATCAATCTTTACAGAGGTTTCAGCTCGGCAGCATGACGGAAGATAAGGAAGGAAGGCAAGAACCCAGCACACTGCCCTGGTGCCGGGTTAAGCCTGGCTGATTATCCTGTTTACAGGCCAGAGGGATAAATCTATCAGAGAAATCTGATTATTGGCACTGATTTGCAGTGCGTGGAGAGGGAacgggagagagtgagagaacgggagagagtgagagaacgagacagaatgagagagagagagagagagagagagagagagagagagagtgtgtgtgagagagagagagaggcaataaTGTGTGAAGTTATCCAGGGGTCTGTGATCTCGCTCTTGGCGGGTTAACGGTACGGCTAATACTCAGATTAAAACTCTTATGTCACCAGATTGACATGACCTGGcagttgacacacacacacacacacacacacacacacacacacacacacacaggccctggTGAACGTACTCTCATCTGATGgacgcacacaagcacacgcagcTGGCTGCACTGT
Encoded proteins:
- the cul2 gene encoding cullin-2, translating into MSLKPRVVDFDETWNKLLTTIKAVVMLDYVERATWNDRFSDIYALCVAYPEPLGERLYTETKVFLENHVRQLYKKVLESEEKVLVMYHRYWEEYSKGADYMDCLYRYLNTQFIKKNKLTEADLQYGYGGVDMNEPLMEIGELALDMWRKLMIEPLQAVLIRMLLNEIKNDRCGEDPNQKVIHGVINSFVHVEQYKKKFPLKFYQEIFEGPFLTKTGEYYKQEASNLLQESNCSQYMEKVLGRLKDEEVRCRKYLHPSSYAKVIHECQQRMVADHLQFLHGECQNIIRQEKREDMANMYTLLRAVSSGLPHMIQELQVHIHNEGLRATSNLSQENMPTQFVESVLEVHSKFVQLINTVLNGDQHFMSALDKALTSVVNYREPKSICKAPELLAKYCDNLLKKSAKGMTENEVEDKLTSFITVFKYIDDKDVFQKFYARMLAKRLIHGLSLSMDSEEAMINKLKQACGYEFTSKLHRMYTDMSVSADLNNKFNNFIKTQETVVDLGISFQIYVLQAGAWPLTHVPSSTFAIPQELEKSVQMFELFYNQHFSGRKLTWLHYLCTGEVKMNYLSKPYVAMVTTYQMAVLLAFNNSQTVAYKELQDGTQMNEKELQKTIKSLLDVKMLNHDSQKEEIEAESTFSLNMSFTSKRTKFKITTSMQKDTPQEMEQTRSAVDEDRKMYLQAAIVRIMKARKVLRHNALIQEVINQSKARFNPSISMIKKCIEVLIDKQYIERSQSSADEYSYVA